The Echeneis naucrates chromosome 8, fEcheNa1.1, whole genome shotgun sequence genome has a window encoding:
- the kank2 gene encoding KN motif and ankyrin repeat domain-containing protein 2 encodes MAQVLHMDPGFPGKLNPPAPPSLHGKEQEAPYSVETPYGYRLDLDFLKYVNDIEKGNTIKKVPIQRRPRYGSLPRGYGYAGSWWTSTESLCSNTSMDSRHSSFSYCAPGYHTSQRPSFSTARVERTLMDARRKLEEEKEGRRFSNLGSMHSSVAGSNTSISSAHSFNRAHGGGGSFTPMSSGLSTPVTPTPAHLQHVREQMAAALRKIKELEEQVKTIPVLQVKISVLQEEKRQLSVQLKSQKFLGHTLGFNRGRPRGELYIDIPEEELSAGAKSSNKSAEPLSPTTPEGSKQDSGCEIEDTVIIGGARPDAKREVRTIGVGPEESSGSRQVGVGVREEDLGLLPETKALRNQVGQLEGKLKRTMQELQAAQQQVATVQKTPQAEHPVMATNMGWQEPKGCSLHTLVSFTQQPEQRQQRTVGIQVYTSEQSTVVEVGTLVRAETCSPPSIHPAAGALEGHHRGPAEDTPVELPIAVSSKQVRDVLKSELSTSVPVATPAVAVGTSDNHVRLMPPKEGAIQSQEGSKTASSPQSLRSIMKRKADGEPSSPSTKKNLQFIGVNGGYETTSSDDSSSESSDEGSDSSEYHEAREKLPESTVLHQQAAHTDVSQHPENNSVPQPATAKLPAVIPEAQRSPSHPVDTRLPDNVSQSPATDNISQPAASDPTLITSYPATASASSETVSQSTGKHTVTREITSTSSSSSSSSSEQSSMKSGVSKTAEITKQQYAVQSETTVLSSQTESKPGAESNITDTAAASAKQVRLELSDSLKSALYVLQRALGEPNAFSQQGARAAYTAVLQEWLRVSCHKAADTAVVKAHMDTFASVSPQLLEFVINMADGNGNTALHYTVSHSNFPVVKLLLDTGLCNADKQNKAGYTAIMLTALAAFHSDSDLQTVLQLLRTGDVNAKASQAGQTALMLAVSHGRGDMVRALLSCGAQVNIRDDDGSTALMCACEHGHVDIVRQLLSVPGCDATLTDNDGSTALSIALEASQNDIAVLLYAHLNFAKPPSPVSPKSPLLGSSPPSGETK; translated from the exons ATGGCTCAGGTGCTGCATATGGACCCCGGCTTCCCAG GAAAACTCAACCCGCCCGCTCCCCCTTCCCTGCACGGCAAAGAGCAGGAGGCGCCCTACTCAGTGGAGACCCCCTATGGCTACCGTCTGGACCTGGACTTCCTCAAGTATGTTAACGACATCGAGAAGGGAAACACAATCAAGAAGGTTCCTATCCAACGCCGGCCGCGTTATGGCTCCCTGCCCCGTGGATATGGCTATGCCGGGTCCTGGTGGACGTCCACGGAGTCCCTGTGCTCGAACACCAGCATGGACAGCCGCCACTCCTCCTTCTCCTACTGTGCTCCGGGCTACCACACGTCTCAAAGACCCAGCTTCAGCACTGCCCGGGTGGAGAGGACCCTGATGGATGCACGCAGGAAGctggaagaggagaaagaggggcgTAGATTCTCCAACCTGGGCAGCATGCACAGCAGTGTGGCAGGCTCTAACACCTCCATCAGCAGCGCGCACAGCTTCAACCGAGCCCACGGTGGAGGAGGATCCTTCACCCCCATGAGCTCCGGCCTTTCCACTCCAGTGACTCCGACCCCAGCCCACCTTCAGCATGTCAGGGAGCAGATGGCAGCAGCCCTCAGGAAGATAAAGGAGCTCGAGGAGCAGGTGAAGACTATCCCTGTGCTCCAGGTTAAAatctctgtgctgcaggaggagaaacgGCAACTCAGCGTCCAGCTGAAGAGTCAAAAGTTCCTGGGCCACACTCTGGGTTTCAACCGCGGTCGGCCCCGAGGGGAGCTCTACATAGACATCCCTGAGGAGGAGCTGAGCGCTGGAGCTAAGAGCAGCAACAAGTCAGCAGAGCCGCTGTCTCCTACCACACCTGAGGGCTCCAAACAAGACTCAGGGTGTGAGATCGAGGACACAGTGATCATTGGCGGAGCCCGACCTGATGCAAAGCGGGAGGTGCGTACCATTGGAGTTGGGCCAGAGGAATCGAGTGGCAGTCGTCAGGTGGGAGTCGGCGTCCGGGAGGAGGACCTGGGTCTGCTGCCAGAGACCAAGGCTCTTCGGAATCAAGTGGGTCAGCTTGAAGGAAAGTTAAAAAGGACAATGCAGGAGCTGCAGGCTGCACAGCAGCAGGTAGCAACAGTTCAGAAAACTCCACAGGCAGAGCATCCTGTCATGGCTACCAACATGGGCTGGCAGGAGCCAAAAGGCTGCAGCCTGCACACTCTGGTCAGCTTCACGCAGCAGCCCGAACAGAGGCAACAGAGGACTGTGGGAATCCAGGTGTACACATCAGAGCAGTCTACTGTGGTGGAGGTGGGCACGCTGGTCCGAGCAGAGACCTGCAGCCCCCCATCTATTCACCCAGCCGCTGGAGCTTTGGAAGGCCACCACAGAGGACCAGCTGAAG ACACTCCAGTTGAGTTGCCAATTGCCGTCAGCTCCAAACAGGTACGCGACGTCCTAAAGAGCGAGCTGTCCACCTCGGTACCAGTAGCTACCCCAGCTGTCGCTGTAGGCACGTCTGATAATCACGTTCGTTTGATGCCCCCTAAAGAAGGAGCCATCCAATCACAAGAAGGCTCTAAGACAG cctCATCTCCTCAGTCTCTGAGGTCCATAATGAAGCGGAAAGCAGACGGTGAACCAAGCTCTCCCTCCACTAAGAAAAACCTACAGTTCATTGGAGTCAATGGAGG TTACGAAACCACATCATCAGACGATAGCAGCAGTGAGAGTTCAGACGAGGGAAGTGACTCCAGTGAATACCACGAAGCCAGAGAAAAACTACCAGAATCTACAGTCCTGCACCAGCAAGCAGCCCACACTGATGTTTCCCAGCACCCAGAAAACAACAGCGTACCTCAGCCAGCAACTGCCAAACTACCAGCCGTCATTCCAGAAGCACAGCGGAGTCCCAGCCATCCTGTGGACACGAGACTGCCAGACAACGTGTCCCAATCACCAGCAACTGATAACATCTCACAACCAGCAGCCTCAGACCCCACGCTAATCACTTCATATCCAGCAACTGCTTCTGCCTCCTCAGAGACTGTCAGCCAATCAACAGGAAAGCACACTGTCACACGGGAGATCAcctccacatcatcatcatcatcatcatccagctcTGAGCAAAGCTCTATGAAATCCGGTGTCTCCAAAACCGCTGAGATAACCAAGCAGCAATACGCCGTCCAGTCAGAAACAACTGTCCTCTCCAGCCAGACAGAGTCGAAGCCGGGAGCTGAAAGCAACATAACTGACACCGCCGCAGCGTCAGCCAAACAAGTCAG ACTGGAGCTGAGCGACAGCCTCAAGTCAGCTCTTTATGTCCTGCAGAGAGCCCTGGGGGAACCCAATGCATTCAGCCAGCAGGGAGCC AGGGCGGCCTACACCGCCGTGCTGCAGGAGTGGCTGCGTGTGTCCTGTCACAAAGCGGCAGACACAGCTGTTGTCAAGGCCCACATGGACACGTTTGCCTCCGTCTCCCCTCAGCTGCTGGAGTTTGTGATCAACATGGCAGATGGCAACGGGAACACAGCGCTTCACTACACTGTATCCCACTCCAACTTCCCCGTGGTGAAACTGCTGCTGGACACag GCCTGTGTAATGCTGACAAGCAGAACAAGGCAGGATACACAGCCATCATGCTGACAGCTCTGGCTGCCTTCCACTCTGACAGTGACCTTCAAACTGTCCTGCAGCTTCTCCGCACCGGGGACGTCAACGCCAAGGCCAGCCAG GCCGGTCAGACGGCGCTGATGCTGGCAGTCAGCCACGGCAGAGGGGACATGGTGCGGGCGTTGCTGTCCTGCGGGGCCCAGGTTAACATCCGGGATGATGACGGCTCCACGGCGCTCATGTGCGCCTGCGAACACGGTCATGTGGATATTGTGCGTCAGCTACTGTCTGTGCCCGGCTGTGATGCCACGCTCACTGATAAT GACGGCAGCACCGCGCTGTCCATCGCCCTGGAAGCCAGCCAGAATGACATAGCTGTGCTTCTGTACGCTCACCTCAACTTTGCAAAGCCTCCCTCCCCA GTTTCACCGAAGTCTCCTCTCTTGGGTTCGTCTCCTCCATCCGGAGAAACCAAATAA